The sequence TTATGATGTTCTTTACTATGAATAACAATAGCTTCAAATATTGTGCCAACTAATTTAGTATACCATTTTTCTAAATCGACCTTCCTATCAgaatgtttgaaaattttttcagCTGTTTTTGCAAAAAGTCCAAAATTTGCAACATATGGCAATATACCGCATTTATGTCGTCGATTAACTTTAGTATCTGTTAAAATTGATTGTTGCTGTGCTTgcataaatttatcaaaagcCCTTTTTACTTGAATTAAGGCAGATGCAAAAGTCATTGATAAAAAGGATCCAGTATCTTGAGCCGACATAACGTGTTGTGATAAACGAACTAAGACATACATACACCAActgaaaataatacataaacgTTATATGTTTAATACATAAAATGGCATTCTATATTgtaacataaaatttataaaataatttgtaatcttgttcgtataaatttcgattttatgttatacaaatatactcACAAACTATCAACTTTGTCTAAAAAGGCaataaagttatttaattCTGTTTCCAGAGATGGAAATATAGCTGACATTGTACCACGTACTTCTTCATTTACTTGCCGCTCTAATTTTTTACTTGCTGTTGAAGTTACTGAGCCAGGACTTGCAGCACCATTATTTGCACATTCTGTTTCTTCCATTTCGTTGCTCTAGTGAAACGAttcaaaatatgtatattaatatttaattaataatgtaaaataatattataattagataCAACATGTCTCACATTTGAAGGTGTAAGAACAGAATCTAattgaagaaatgaaatacaaaaagCCTGTTCTGCAAGGCATACTGGCTGCATCTGAGATAATACACAATCTAATACTGAATCTAAAAAACGGCCTTCACTTATAGGTGGCCAAATTTCCGAGCTAAGAAGACACATGGGTGCTGGATTAATTAAGTCTTCAGCTTTTTGTCCACTAGATTTGGAAGCATGAACTAAggtaaaaataacatttgcataaataatatatcaaagataaaaaagctAAAAGCTGTACTTTTCTTTACCTTGTAATCGTTTATTGATGAGTTTATTTTTTGCTATTTCAAAAAAGTGTTTTAAATCTCTCTTGTACAATTTACTCATTGTATCCCTATATACTTTAGCAAGTTGCAAGAAAGCTTTATTATCTAAAGCTCTTAATAACTGCATTAATTCAGTATATGGTTCTAATTCATGATGAACAGCTTCATGTGTTGGAAGAATTAACTCTGAAGAAGTTATATTTTCTCCAGTATCATTACcctataaaaaatgaagatatattAGCACAgtttatatcttataaaatataaatatcattgacacaatagaaaaataaagaatctttttatagaaattcaaAAAAGTAGTAAGTACcaaatgtataaaaagattGTTCAAATGTCTCGCAACAATAAccgaaaattttgttttcagtTTTTCCAGACGCTTTTTCTGCTCGGTTACTGCATTTAGTTTATCAAGACCAAGCGGTAAAGGTGCTATCATTGCTTTCAAGAGTGCTGCTCCTGCAAGACTAAGTTCTTCTCGTCCACCTGGAAGCTCAGCTTCATTTAAAATACGCTGATAATTTGCAGGTATATCAAGCTGcgactataataataaataacaaaaaatatttcaaaaaaattttatgatcaacaatttcatttatctaCTTATATTTAGACCTATATACTTACAATCGCTGCACTTAATTGTTCCAATAGAAAACTAGCATTATTGTTAGCTGTATGTATTGCCTGATTTTTTTGTCCAACACGTGCCATAACTTCTCTGATTCTTCCAAGTGCCTCATCATAAGCTGCAAGCCGAGCTTCAACTATAGAAGCTTCTTCTACAGCAGCCTCAATACTTTTCATTAACTGTGTCACTTGGGGCTCGGAACCTAAGACTAACCGTACATTTTCCTATGAACATATATCAcgtcttatataatattgataaagcaataacaaataataatattgtcagctcattaatgatataaattacataaactTGAAATTCactaaaacatttattattctattcatAATCAATAAAATGACATATTACCCCATCAAGAATGGATAGATCTTTGGAAAGTGTTTCCATAAAGAGTTCAGCATTTGAAACGGCATAGTCACAACCTTCTATCAATTGTTTCAAATCAGaagcttctttttctgtaataGGTTGATAATCCGATGAAGTGGGTGGTATTAAAAGTTCTGGAATATAATCCATCACGTCTGATGCACTTATCGTCTGTCGCTGATCATCACCAAACTAAATACTTGTACGACATATGCAATGCGCGCGcatcgtaatattttaaaaatatatatatctaataagaGTTATCGCTGTTAGGTGTTAGTGTTACAAAACTATTTTTACCGTTGCTGTATATAGAAGATTGATTTACAcattattaaatgattaatgaaaaaacaCATCTATACATTCTTTTATGTTAATCAAAATCGtgcgataaaagataaaaaaattctgaaTATGAATTCTCATGTGTCATCTCGCATCATGATTTTTTATGCGTGAATTCTCAACAGAACagtattttcgataatttagATACATTTAATACCGATAAAATACGATAAGAAATACAAAGCAGTTAACATTATAAGCTAATCTCGTATGAACGATCATGAGGTAAAAACATTCAAGTTTAAGTCGCTGTATGTAAGAGTTATAAAAACGATTAGTAAGTCAATGACTTCGACAGTtagtttatttcaaataacCACGACAGTAAAGACGttagttctttcttttgtacAAGTAatcttgaataattaatacttttcattatcatatttatttaattgtaattgtaAGTGATcaaaacaataattaagaaCAAAAAGTTTGTGAAATTTGGTTAGATGACAATCAGCCTAAAATTGAGAAGAGAACATCGCAGATCTCTTACTACGTATTCGCAGGTTAGAATAAACAATTCCTTCCGGTATCAGATAATATCaatcaatttctttatatatttcaacgaGTAAACgtcaaaaataattcttaccgtccggataaataaaaataagctatattgtcgataattttataattaattacataatgTACGTTATATATGCAACAtattaaactaatatttaaattgtaacacatttatttagatatttcgtAGTACGATACACatattaaacataaaataaaataaaatttatttaaaaagagttACAATTTGATCG comes from Vespula vulgaris chromosome 15, iyVesVulg1.1, whole genome shotgun sequence and encodes:
- the LOC127069273 gene encoding exocyst complex component 1 isoform X2; translated protein: MKSIEAAVEEASIVEARLAAYDEALGRIREVMARVGQKNQAIHTANNNASFLLEQLSAAISQLDIPANYQRILNEAELPGGREELSLAGAALLKAMIAPLPLGLDKLNAVTEQKKRLEKLKTKFSVIVARHLNNLFIHLGNDTGENITSSELILPTHEAVHHELEPYTELMQLLRALDNKAFLQLAKVYRDTMSKLYKRDLKHFFEIAKNKLINKRLQVHASKSSGQKAEDLINPAPMCLLSSEIWPPISEGRFLDSVLDCVLSQMQPVCLAEQAFCISFLQLDSVLTPSNSNEMEETECANNGAASPGSVTSTASKKLERQVNEEVRGTMSAIFPSLETELNNFIAFLDKVDSFWCMYVLVRLSQHVMSAQDTGSFLSMTFASALIQVKRAFDKFMQAQQQSILTDTKVNRRHKCGILPYVANFGLFAKTAEKIFKHSDRKVDLEKWYTKLVGTIFEAIVIHSKEHHKTPPEVIKMENFHHMYDLLSQVKISVLDQERKEAKQRYQEALRAYVIQYFGRPLEKLNLFFEGVQAKVGAGVKESEISYQMAFSKQELRRVIKEYPAREVKKGLENLYRKVEKHLCEEENLLQVVWREMQGEFIAQYKYIEESVQRCYPDSMVRLEFTTQDILEFFSEIARSH
- the LOC127069273 gene encoding exocyst complex component 1 isoform X1, with translation MDYIPELLIPPTSSDYQPITEKEASDLKQLIEGCDYAVSNAELFMETLSKDLSILDGENVRLVLGSEPQVTQLMKSIEAAVEEASIVEARLAAYDEALGRIREVMARVGQKNQAIHTANNNASFLLEQLSAAISQLDIPANYQRILNEAELPGGREELSLAGAALLKAMIAPLPLGLDKLNAVTEQKKRLEKLKTKFSVIVARHLNNLFIHLGNDTGENITSSELILPTHEAVHHELEPYTELMQLLRALDNKAFLQLAKVYRDTMSKLYKRDLKHFFEIAKNKLINKRLQVHASKSSGQKAEDLINPAPMCLLSSEIWPPISEGRFLDSVLDCVLSQMQPVCLAEQAFCISFLQLDSVLTPSNSNEMEETECANNGAASPGSVTSTASKKLERQVNEEVRGTMSAIFPSLETELNNFIAFLDKVDSFWCMYVLVRLSQHVMSAQDTGSFLSMTFASALIQVKRAFDKFMQAQQQSILTDTKVNRRHKCGILPYVANFGLFAKTAEKIFKHSDRKVDLEKWYTKLVGTIFEAIVIHSKEHHKTPPEVIKMENFHHMYDLLSQVKISVLDQERKEAKQRYQEALRAYVIQYFGRPLEKLNLFFEGVQAKVGAGVKESEISYQMAFSKQELRRVIKEYPAREVKKGLENLYRKVEKHLCEEENLLQVVWREMQGEFIAQYKYIEESVQRCYPDSMVRLEFTTQDILEFFSEIARSH